A window from Gemmatimonadota bacterium encodes these proteins:
- a CDS encoding carbohydrate kinase family protein translates to MRVGIIGLINHDTIFMAGGRRIQDLGGILYNTTVMADLVGEGDALYPISRIGTDCYDAMRAILDPRPAVSNRGVRVSRTGTSRNRIRYDEEMEKVEQLTNHIGPIPFEQIEPFLDLDALLVNFIVGDDISLETMASVRERATGLLYLDVHNLCLGIDAEGYRQRRAPGDWHRWIEMFDVVQMNEVEARLLAGVPGGLLETVDDFIAFGRSVTALGPSVCVITRGPLGPATVYRKDRETRAIAIPSEPAREVVDTTGCGDAFAAGFVVEYAGTKDPIGATRLANRVASVNCTVAGLPNTGTFSDIRL, encoded by the coding sequence ATGCGCGTTGGCATCATCGGCCTCATCAACCACGACACCATCTTCATGGCCGGCGGCCGCCGGATCCAGGACCTCGGCGGCATATTGTACAACACCACCGTAATGGCCGACCTCGTGGGCGAAGGCGACGCACTGTATCCCATCAGCCGCATCGGAACGGATTGTTACGACGCCATGCGCGCCATTCTGGATCCGCGCCCCGCCGTCAGCAACCGCGGCGTCCGCGTTTCACGAACGGGTACCAGCCGGAACCGGATCCGTTACGACGAAGAAATGGAGAAAGTCGAGCAACTGACCAACCATATCGGTCCCATACCCTTTGAACAGATCGAACCGTTTCTCGATCTTGACGCCCTGCTGGTGAATTTCATCGTGGGCGACGATATCAGCCTGGAAACCATGGCGTCCGTGCGGGAAAGGGCCACCGGTTTGCTGTACCTGGACGTGCACAATCTGTGTCTCGGCATTGACGCGGAGGGCTACCGGCAAAGACGGGCGCCCGGGGACTGGCACCGATGGATCGAGATGTTCGACGTCGTTCAGATGAACGAAGTGGAGGCCCGTCTGCTCGCCGGCGTGCCAGGCGGACTGCTGGAAACGGTGGATGATTTCATCGCCTTCGGACGGTCCGTTACAGCGCTCGGTCCCTCGGTATGCGTCATTACGCGGGGGCCTCTCGGTCCCGCCACGGTTTACCGAAAGGACCGGGAAACCAGGGCCATCGCCATCCCTTCTGAGCCGGCCCGGGAGGTAGTCGACACTACCGGCTGCGGAGACGCCTTCGCCGCCGGTTTCGTCGTCGAATATGCGGGTACGAAAGACCCGATCGGTGCGACCCGCCTCGCGAATCGTGTCGCGAGCGTGAACTGCACCGTCGCGG
- the waaF gene encoding lipopolysaccharide heptosyltransferase II — protein sequence MREALESAFRRGILSGLSILVIQTAFVGDLVLSTPLFEAARTRLGAGRVGAVVRPETANLLRNNPHVDDIVVYDKHGAQKGPLELLRLARRLRGAGYDAALIPHRSVRSALLGFLAGIPVRVGFDRSAGRLLLTDLVPYRSVHEVDRNRSLLASWEVDTDGIRPALYPDVEDRMRVDALMWKSDVAPSEPLCGVSPGSVWATKRWLPGRYAALIRRLSREYGYRSVLFGSSGDRPLCADIAAESGVDPLNSAGTLTLLQSAALAARCSVVVSNDTGMGHVAAAMDTPVVALFGPTVPAFGFVPHGSGHQVVEIPLDCRPCSSHGGNRCPIGTHDCMRGITVERVIEAVSVQLGLSGKHGPSVAD from the coding sequence CTGCGCGAGGCCCTTGAGTCCGCGTTCCGACGAGGCATCTTGAGCGGGTTGAGCATACTTGTCATACAAACCGCATTCGTGGGCGATCTCGTTTTGTCCACCCCTTTGTTCGAAGCGGCCAGGACGCGGCTGGGCGCCGGCCGTGTCGGCGCCGTCGTGCGGCCCGAGACGGCGAACCTGCTTCGGAACAATCCCCACGTCGACGATATCGTCGTCTACGACAAGCATGGCGCGCAAAAAGGACCCCTGGAACTGCTTCGCCTCGCCCGTAGGCTGCGCGGCGCCGGCTACGATGCGGCGTTGATCCCCCACCGATCCGTGAGAAGCGCACTGCTGGGTTTCCTGGCGGGCATTCCCGTCCGGGTGGGCTTCGATCGAAGCGCAGGCAGGCTGCTCCTGACGGACCTAGTCCCCTACCGGTCCGTCCACGAAGTCGACCGAAACCGCTCTCTTCTGGCTTCATGGGAGGTGGATACGGATGGGATTCGCCCGGCCCTGTACCCGGATGTCGAGGACCGGATGCGGGTGGATGCGCTGATGTGGAAATCGGACGTCGCGCCGTCTGAACCACTGTGCGGCGTAAGCCCCGGTTCGGTCTGGGCGACCAAGCGGTGGCTCCCCGGCCGATACGCCGCGCTGATCCGCCGTCTCTCCCGAGAATACGGATACCGATCCGTGCTCTTCGGCAGTTCCGGGGACCGGCCGCTTTGCGCCGATATCGCCGCCGAGTCCGGTGTCGACCCGCTGAACTCGGCCGGCACGTTGACCCTGCTGCAATCGGCGGCGCTCGCCGCCCGTTGCTCCGTCGTGGTTTCAAACGACACGGGGATGGGCCACGTGGCCGCCGCCATGGATACGCCCGTCGTGGCCCTTTTCGGGCCGACGGTACCCGCTTTTGGGTTCGTCCCTCACGGATCGGGGCACCAGGTCGTCGAGATCCCCCTGGACTGCCGGCCATGCAGTTCCCATGGCGGGAACCGGTGTCCCATCGGAACCCACGACTGCATGCGCGGCATTACCGTGGAACGGGTGATTGAAGCCGTGTCCGTCCAACTCGGGCTGTCCGGGAAACACGGGCCGTCCGTGGCAGACTGA
- a CDS encoding lysophospholipid acyltransferase family protein: MKLSHRLEYAGLRVLMSLTSLLAPARASRVGDVLGALVFNVTGMRKKLVMEHMARVFGMTGDSRELRAMSRSVYRQLGRTAVEHARLLAGRSADLRDRLDVSGEEHIAHAVKGGRGVILITGHFGYWELLGATVAMLGYPITVVAKKLHNPAVDRLVHAGRERLGMAVATMDKAPAAVFRALRRNECVGLLADQDAGAGGVFVDFLGTRASTYQGPALFALRTGAPIVPCFIIRSGPERHRVCFETPIEAMSTGDEPVDIARTTQAYTDVLARYIMNYPDHWFWVHRRWKTPAPDDSNQVQ; encoded by the coding sequence ATGAAGCTGTCGCACCGGCTCGAATACGCAGGACTTCGGGTGTTGATGTCGCTGACCAGCCTGCTCGCGCCCGCCCGCGCTTCTCGGGTGGGCGATGTACTTGGGGCACTGGTCTTTAACGTGACCGGCATGAGGAAGAAGCTGGTCATGGAGCACATGGCCCGGGTCTTCGGGATGACCGGGGATTCCAGGGAGCTTCGAGCCATGTCCCGGTCCGTTTACCGCCAGTTGGGCCGGACCGCCGTGGAACATGCCCGCCTGCTCGCGGGGAGATCAGCGGATCTGCGGGACCGGCTCGACGTCTCGGGAGAAGAACATATCGCCCATGCCGTCAAAGGGGGGCGCGGTGTCATTCTGATCACCGGTCATTTCGGTTACTGGGAATTGCTTGGCGCGACGGTCGCAATGCTCGGCTATCCCATTACCGTCGTCGCGAAGAAGCTGCACAATCCCGCCGTCGACCGCCTGGTGCACGCGGGACGCGAGCGGTTGGGCATGGCGGTGGCCACGATGGACAAAGCGCCGGCCGCCGTCTTCAGGGCGCTTCGGCGCAACGAATGTGTCGGGCTGCTCGCGGACCAGGACGCGGGGGCCGGCGGGGTGTTCGTCGATTTTCTGGGAACGAGGGCGTCCACCTACCAGGGACCGGCGCTTTTTGCGTTGCGCACGGGCGCTCCCATCGTGCCGTGTTTCATCATTCGATCCGGTCCGGAACGGCACCGAGTCTGTTTCGAAACTCCGATCGAAGCGATGTCGACCGGTGACGAACCGGTCGACATCGCACGGACTACCCAGGCCTACACGGACGTACTGGCCCGGTACATCATGAATTATCCCGATCACTGGTTCTGGGTACACCGGCGGTGGAAGACCCCGGCGCCCGACGATTCAAACCAAGTACAGTAA
- the mnmA gene encoding tRNA 2-thiouridine(34) synthase MnmA: MPATTHSSDRGEDATASAFDPSVNRLPPAGAKVVVAMSGGVDSSVAAAMLKEAGCEVIGVTMHLWDYDRVGGNAQFEHGCCTVEDRNDARVVAGKLGIPYYVVDFREEFERGVISNFVSEYVRGRTPNPCVACNSRVKFGVLLDRARELGADYVATGHYARVALDETVGDADKTSQAVQAGDTNRAGRFVLKRGVDGNKDQSYALWEMTQDELARTAFPVGMLTKAQTREIAERLAPRVAGKKDSYEICFIQDRGHERFLREWTANHPVNTEEGLLSIEDPIRPGPIVDAKGQILGEHRGHPLYTIGQRKGLGLAAGRPVYVVDILPDTNTIVVGEDEDLLSDRLIADGVNWHSTDAPAGEVRGQAKIRYRQEATPAVITPCGSDVARVDFEHPQRAVTPGQSVVFYDGETVLGGGIIRE; this comes from the coding sequence ATGCCGGCGACAACCCATTCTTCTGACCGCGGCGAAGACGCCACGGCTTCCGCTTTCGATCCCTCCGTCAACCGGCTGCCGCCGGCAGGGGCGAAGGTCGTCGTGGCAATGAGCGGAGGCGTGGACAGCTCGGTGGCGGCCGCGATGCTCAAGGAAGCGGGCTGCGAGGTCATCGGCGTAACGATGCACCTGTGGGACTACGACCGCGTGGGCGGAAATGCGCAGTTCGAACACGGCTGCTGCACGGTCGAGGACCGCAACGACGCGCGGGTCGTTGCCGGCAAACTCGGCATCCCCTACTACGTGGTGGATTTCCGCGAGGAGTTCGAGCGGGGCGTCATCTCCAATTTCGTCTCCGAGTACGTGCGGGGGCGCACGCCCAATCCCTGCGTGGCCTGCAACAGCCGGGTCAAGTTCGGCGTGCTGCTCGACCGGGCTCGTGAACTCGGCGCCGACTACGTGGCGACCGGACACTACGCCCGCGTGGCGCTGGATGAGACCGTGGGCGATGCGGACAAGACGAGTCAGGCGGTCCAGGCGGGCGATACGAACCGGGCGGGCCGCTTTGTATTGAAGCGGGGCGTCGACGGAAACAAGGACCAGTCCTACGCCCTGTGGGAGATGACCCAGGACGAGCTGGCCCGGACCGCCTTCCCCGTCGGCATGCTCACGAAGGCACAGACGCGGGAAATCGCCGAACGACTCGCGCCGCGGGTGGCCGGCAAGAAGGACAGCTACGAGATCTGCTTCATCCAGGACCGGGGCCATGAAAGGTTCCTCAGGGAGTGGACGGCGAATCATCCCGTGAATACCGAGGAAGGGCTGCTTTCCATCGAGGACCCCATACGGCCTGGACCGATCGTGGACGCGAAAGGCCAGATCCTGGGTGAACACCGGGGCCATCCCCTCTACACGATCGGGCAGCGCAAGGGGCTTGGCCTGGCCGCGGGACGCCCGGTGTACGTGGTCGACATCCTGCCCGATACGAATACGATCGTGGTGGGCGAGGACGAGGATCTCCTCAGCGACCGGCTCATCGCGGACGGGGTCAACTGGCATTCCACGGATGCCCCGGCGGGAGAGGTCCGCGGCCAGGCGAAGATCCGGTACCGGCAGGAAGCGACGCCCGCGGTCATCACGCCCTGTGGATCCGACGTCGCGCGGGTCGACTTCGAGCATCCCCAGCGGGCGGTCACGCCGGGACAGTCCGTCGTCTTCTACGACGGCGAGACCGTCCTGGGAGGCGGCATCATACGCGAATGA
- a CDS encoding iron-sulfur cluster assembly scaffold protein yields MYSSIVMDHFHSPRNVGDLPDADGVGNAGNPISGNTIALYLRIADGTVTDAKFRTFGCAASIAASSMVTEWVIGRTTEEAASIENHTIADALGGLPPTKMHCSAMAADGVRTAIEDYRSRHGTFRKD; encoded by the coding sequence ATGTACTCATCCATCGTAATGGACCACTTTCACTCGCCCCGCAACGTGGGCGATCTTCCCGACGCGGACGGCGTGGGCAACGCCGGAAACCCCATCAGCGGGAATACCATTGCATTGTATCTGAGGATCGCGGACGGGACCGTTACGGACGCGAAGTTCAGGACCTTCGGCTGCGCGGCGTCCATCGCGGCAAGCAGCATGGTCACCGAATGGGTTATCGGAAGGACGACCGAAGAAGCCGCGTCCATCGAAAACCATACGATCGCGGATGCCCTGGGCGGTCTTCCGCCTACCAAGATGCACTGCTCCGCCATGGCCGCGGACGGCGTGCGGACGGCGATCGAAGATTACCGATCCCGTCACGGCACGTTCAGGAAAGACTGA
- the nifS gene encoding cysteine desulfurase NifS → MASIYLDHNATTPVRSEVFDVMEPFFRDRFGNASSIHRYGQDARAAVEEARARVAGLVNARPGEIYFTSGGTESDNLAIKGTAYARKVCGRHIITTNIEHSAVLNSCAFLEREGFETTYLPVDEYGRVDPGQVEDALTDQTILVSIMHANNEIGTVQPVGEIGRIARARGVCFHTDAVQSAGKLPVDVEAMGADLLSLSGHKIYGPKGVGAIYIRKGVEIEPTAHGGHHENDVRSGTENTVGIVGLGKAAELAAEERESEYRHLSEMRDALEARIRVEIECARVNGHPDRRLPGTLNVSFPGAEGESLIMSLDLAGIAVSTGSACTSGAIEPSHVLLALGRDPRTALGSVRFSFGRDNTMGDVDCVMDRLPGIVARLREVSAAQVPG, encoded by the coding sequence ATGGCGAGCATCTACCTGGATCATAACGCGACCACGCCGGTCAGGTCCGAAGTCTTCGATGTCATGGAACCCTTCTTCAGAGACCGGTTCGGCAACGCGTCGAGCATCCACCGGTACGGACAGGATGCGCGCGCGGCCGTGGAAGAGGCACGGGCCCGGGTGGCCGGCCTGGTGAACGCACGGCCCGGCGAGATCTATTTCACCAGCGGCGGCACCGAGTCCGACAACCTGGCGATCAAGGGCACCGCCTACGCACGCAAGGTCTGCGGCAGGCACATCATCACGACGAACATCGAACATTCGGCCGTGCTGAACAGTTGCGCTTTTCTAGAGCGGGAAGGTTTTGAAACAACCTACCTTCCCGTGGACGAATACGGCCGGGTCGATCCCGGACAGGTGGAGGACGCCCTGACCGACCAGACGATCCTGGTCAGCATCATGCACGCGAACAATGAGATCGGCACGGTCCAACCCGTGGGCGAAATTGGCAGGATCGCCCGGGCGCGCGGCGTGTGCTTCCACACGGACGCGGTGCAGTCCGCCGGCAAGCTGCCGGTCGACGTGGAAGCGATGGGCGCGGACCTCCTTTCGCTTTCGGGCCACAAGATCTACGGTCCCAAGGGGGTGGGGGCCATCTACATCCGAAAGGGCGTCGAGATCGAACCCACGGCCCACGGCGGCCATCATGAAAACGACGTGCGGTCCGGCACGGAGAACACCGTGGGCATCGTGGGCCTGGGCAAGGCCGCCGAACTGGCGGCAGAAGAGCGGGAAAGCGAATACCGGCACCTGTCCGAAATGCGCGATGCCCTGGAAGCGCGCATCCGGGTCGAGATCGAATGCGCGCGGGTGAACGGGCATCCGGATCGGCGCCTGCCCGGTACGCTGAACGTGTCCTTCCCCGGCGCGGAAGGCGAATCGCTGATCATGAGTCTGGATCTCGCGGGCATCGCCGTGTCCACCGGTTCGGCCTGCACATCGGGTGCCATCGAACCGTCCCACGTGCTGCTGGCGCTGGGCAGGGACCCGCGCACCGCCCTCGGTTCGGTCCGGTTCAGCTTCGGGCGGGACAATACCATGGGGGACGTGGACTGCGTCATGGACAGGCTGCCCGGCATCGTAGCCCGCCTCCGCGAAGTTTCCGCCGCGCAGGTACCCGGTTGA
- a CDS encoding tetratricopeptide repeat protein: MSALSPRPLLCRKIAGFLLSCCLMSPIADAAASNMQPEPGPAMPAMPAMPAMPAATLDALLAEGISLYDQRKFEEAKTVFEEAVRLKSRSGEARYWLGVSHYELGEDREAAKQLRIAVRHDRKNPDAHLALGRTYMRMKNRMVDARKSLKQALRYDPEHSEVHYYLGISYMAQSKRDPAAPLYVMQARRSFGRAAAANPLHPDAYYRLGLSYENPSRDYKRALALFYRQLMVKPDHRDALHHLERCSYMLKQFQEGINLLTQVVEVHGDAVPDYVHTLINKLKATSLQSQSRYAEADRAYGEFLVDAAPEERAHYMDLAHVTSEEEFRQYQALETQEAKAEFRRRFWAARDPKPATAVNERLVEHYRRVMHAREHFSSGQQPWDRRGGIYIRYGEPDDLQHFIMQTGENAMKNYQPTGDARIDAIRERNFILRYRLKIDNSGTTWSDPATRGTSDPDAGDYLHELEAQQDDYSNIVSSAVRGGKEVANTATFSAISTRAQSLGFLAESWVYLEHDLELFFVDQVGVGKFDYPLQVHETNITEAIVQDKYNPRRIAASLMEKTPESYEFDYGGGPLRFMYDIVSYKGRDGRAEVEAAYMIPAEQLATVKDGQGLRTWFDGHMVFHDDDYNRVAQTSRRIGPIDRPLVPATGNDPGIELHTGMMEMEAPPGSYHAAIEVQDETTRRIGIYEQAYAVPDYAGDALVLSDIKLAVSIAPADSIHGPFVRNGLEIVPNPARMYQRTDPVHFYYEIYNLALPESGRTAYRVELEVKNKDRPQNLFWRILKGIDRLVRRTDNEQSVLMVFENEGNRSDEYSYTSIDTGATPTGAYEMTVRVTDLHSGQTATRQKVFVVTNDRVAEFKADPE, encoded by the coding sequence ATGTCCGCCCTGTCTCCACGACCGCTCCTGTGTCGTAAAATTGCCGGATTCCTGCTGTCCTGCTGCCTGATGAGTCCCATCGCGGACGCTGCGGCATCGAACATGCAGCCCGAACCCGGACCAGCCATGCCAGCCATGCCAGCCATGCCGGCCATGCCGGCCGCTACGCTGGATGCCCTGCTGGCGGAAGGCATATCCCTCTACGATCAGCGGAAATTCGAGGAAGCGAAAACGGTCTTCGAGGAGGCGGTCCGCCTCAAGTCCAGGTCCGGGGAAGCCCGGTACTGGCTGGGCGTCAGTCACTATGAGCTCGGGGAAGACCGGGAAGCGGCGAAACAACTGCGCATCGCCGTACGGCACGACCGGAAGAACCCGGATGCGCACCTCGCACTGGGCCGGACGTACATGCGCATGAAGAACCGCATGGTCGACGCGCGCAAGAGCCTCAAGCAGGCCCTCCGTTACGATCCGGAACACTCCGAAGTGCACTACTACCTGGGCATCTCGTACATGGCGCAGAGCAAGAGAGATCCCGCGGCGCCGCTCTACGTGATGCAGGCCCGGAGATCCTTCGGCCGGGCGGCGGCGGCGAATCCCCTGCACCCGGACGCCTACTACCGGTTGGGGCTGTCCTACGAAAACCCCTCTCGCGATTACAAGAGGGCGCTGGCCCTCTTCTACCGGCAACTGATGGTAAAACCGGATCATCGGGATGCGCTCCACCACCTGGAGCGATGCAGTTACATGCTCAAGCAGTTCCAGGAAGGCATCAATCTCCTGACGCAGGTGGTCGAAGTCCACGGGGACGCCGTGCCGGACTACGTGCATACTTTGATCAACAAGCTTAAGGCCACGTCGCTGCAGTCACAGAGCCGATACGCCGAAGCGGACCGGGCCTACGGCGAATTCCTGGTCGACGCGGCGCCGGAGGAACGCGCGCACTACATGGATCTGGCCCACGTGACGTCGGAAGAAGAATTCCGGCAGTACCAGGCGCTGGAAACGCAGGAAGCGAAAGCGGAATTCAGACGCAGGTTCTGGGCGGCCCGCGATCCGAAGCCGGCCACCGCCGTGAACGAGCGGCTCGTGGAACACTACCGGCGGGTCATGCACGCGCGGGAGCATTTCTCCAGTGGCCAGCAGCCATGGGATCGCCGCGGCGGGATCTATATTCGGTACGGCGAACCGGACGATTTGCAGCATTTCATCATGCAGACCGGCGAGAACGCCATGAAGAACTACCAGCCGACCGGAGACGCCCGTATCGATGCGATCCGCGAGCGTAATTTCATATTGCGGTACCGCCTGAAGATCGATAACTCCGGCACGACGTGGAGCGACCCGGCAACGCGCGGCACCAGCGATCCTGATGCGGGGGACTACCTGCACGAACTGGAAGCGCAGCAGGACGACTACTCAAATATCGTTTCGTCCGCGGTTAGAGGGGGAAAGGAAGTCGCCAACACAGCCACCTTTTCGGCCATATCCACCAGGGCACAATCACTGGGCTTTCTCGCCGAAAGCTGGGTATACCTGGAGCACGACCTGGAGTTGTTCTTCGTCGACCAGGTCGGGGTCGGCAAGTTCGACTATCCGCTGCAGGTGCACGAGACGAACATTACCGAGGCCATCGTCCAGGACAAGTATAATCCCAGGCGCATCGCGGCCTCGCTGATGGAGAAGACTCCGGAGTCCTACGAGTTCGACTACGGCGGCGGACCGCTGCGGTTCATGTACGACATCGTGTCCTACAAGGGTCGGGACGGCAGGGCCGAAGTGGAAGCCGCCTACATGATCCCTGCCGAACAACTGGCAACGGTGAAGGACGGGCAGGGATTGCGCACGTGGTTTGACGGCCACATGGTGTTTCATGACGACGATTACAACCGCGTAGCCCAGACTTCCAGGCGTATCGGACCCATCGACCGGCCGCTCGTACCGGCGACCGGGAACGACCCGGGCATCGAACTTCATACCGGTATGATGGAGATGGAAGCACCGCCCGGCAGTTACCATGCCGCCATAGAAGTCCAGGACGAGACCACCCGGCGTATCGGCATATACGAACAGGCGTATGCCGTTCCCGATTACGCCGGCGACGCGCTGGTGTTGAGCGATATCAAGCTGGCGGTATCCATCGCACCGGCCGATTCAATCCACGGCCCCTTCGTGCGCAACGGACTTGAAATCGTACCCAATCCGGCGCGCATGTACCAGCGCACCGACCCCGTGCACTTCTATTACGAGATCTACAACCTCGCCCTGCCTGAGTCCGGTCGAACCGCTTACCGGGTGGAACTGGAAGTGAAGAACAAGGACCGGCCGCAGAATCTCTTCTGGCGTATTCTGAAGGGGATTGACCGGCTGGTACGGCGTACGGACAACGAACAGTCCGTGCTCATGGTATTCGAGAACGAAGGCAACCGCTCGGACGAGTACAGTTACACTTCCATCGATACGGGCGCCACACCCACCGGCGCCTACGAGATGACGGTTCGCGTCACGGATCTGCATTCCGGACAAACCGCCACGCGGCAGAAAGTCTTCGTCGTGACCAATGACCGGGTCGCGGAATTCAAGGCGGACCCGGAATAG
- a CDS encoding GWxTD domain-containing protein — MSNLSKITALLVLLMPFTWLPPAAAKEARFLAAQEAESLLDQARAQYDLGEFQGAESTLRSLLQEQPGSSTVHLWLSRALDRQEKYDEAERAAEEALEIDSASPEILIQLARVYILKDKKKDAREFLDEAEKLAPGMADIYYYRGRTYGKIRMALFRPGTAEREYRIQDASYRRAIALNPSHHDAFFQLGYVIEEIRDDPESAMDWYVRQASVNPAHDEAVHRLAACAIELREYQKGYAQLQQVAAAQYKAVNPLVEGLAAQLEAYRYHALDQHVRAYRSMRRYIAVLSEFDPGRVALYKDLSIVASSKEADAFLEATEQEREEAWRTYWAARDPDPTTRINERLVEHYRRVIFSRLHFSVGKDPWDRRGEIYVRYGHPDDRQQFILKSGEDVVNAIFPTGMRAVDMIRETSRQRLDMQVSTGAPVQDFGIFSARAGRETKSVAFPTESWVYVPFGLEIFFTDQRNSKVFDYPLEVIDLPGQSTNFGATDRLAYSFLNTPRKQAEELIRQVPEAHRHDYGGEPLSFVSQLASFKGAGDWADVEVAYSLPAAQLGNVEDGLGERTWLSGRIALQDMDFNYVQAMPFKMGPLRRPVSEQDNLQLSTGAFRFSAQPGAYRSAVSLRDSLSQKYGVFTAPLQISDYSADRMLLSDVKLAASIVPTDAEGLLVRNGLFITPHPARLYSSTTPVFIYYEIYNLERDAEGRTGFRTELEIAAREPRRNVVLKFLTALGRMVGQRSDDQTAYVTFEDSGTSPDDFKYTSIETADLDPGTYTVTLTVTDLHSGQQDTKMVDFIVVQVQG, encoded by the coding sequence ATGTCCAACCTGAGCAAAATCACCGCGCTGCTTGTCCTGCTGATGCCATTCACCTGGCTGCCGCCCGCCGCCGCCAAGGAAGCGAGGTTCCTCGCCGCCCAGGAGGCCGAGTCCCTCCTGGACCAGGCCAGGGCACAGTACGACCTGGGCGAATTCCAGGGAGCGGAGTCCACGCTGAGAAGCCTGCTCCAGGAGCAACCCGGATCGTCCACGGTCCACCTGTGGCTGAGCCGCGCGCTGGACCGGCAGGAAAAGTATGACGAGGCCGAGCGCGCCGCAGAGGAAGCGCTTGAGATCGACAGCGCGTCCCCTGAAATCCTCATACAACTCGCGCGGGTCTACATTCTCAAAGACAAGAAGAAGGATGCGCGGGAGTTCCTGGACGAGGCCGAGAAACTGGCGCCGGGCATGGCGGACATATACTACTACCGCGGCCGCACGTACGGTAAGATCCGGATGGCGCTGTTCCGGCCCGGTACGGCCGAACGGGAATACAGGATCCAGGATGCGTCCTACCGGCGTGCCATCGCGTTGAATCCGAGCCATCACGATGCCTTTTTTCAACTGGGATACGTCATCGAGGAGATCCGGGACGACCCGGAATCCGCGATGGACTGGTATGTCAGGCAGGCATCCGTGAATCCGGCGCACGATGAGGCCGTCCATCGCCTGGCCGCCTGCGCCATCGAGTTACGGGAGTACCAGAAAGGGTACGCGCAGTTGCAGCAGGTCGCCGCGGCCCAGTATAAGGCCGTCAATCCCCTGGTCGAAGGACTGGCGGCACAACTCGAAGCCTACCGGTACCATGCCCTGGACCAGCACGTGCGAGCGTACCGGTCCATGAGGCGGTACATCGCGGTCCTGTCCGAGTTCGACCCCGGTAGAGTCGCCCTGTACAAGGATCTCTCCATCGTAGCCTCCTCAAAGGAAGCCGATGCCTTTCTCGAAGCGACGGAACAGGAAAGGGAAGAGGCTTGGCGTACCTACTGGGCGGCCCGTGACCCCGATCCCACGACACGGATCAACGAACGGCTGGTGGAACACTACCGTCGGGTGATCTTCTCCAGGCTGCATTTTTCAGTGGGCAAGGACCCGTGGGACCGCCGCGGCGAGATCTATGTCCGGTACGGTCATCCCGACGACCGTCAGCAGTTCATCCTCAAGTCCGGTGAGGACGTGGTCAACGCGATTTTCCCGACCGGGATGCGGGCCGTGGACATGATCCGCGAAACCAGCCGACAGCGATTGGATATGCAGGTCAGCACCGGGGCGCCGGTCCAGGACTTCGGCATATTCAGCGCACGGGCCGGGCGCGAGACGAAGTCGGTGGCGTTCCCGACGGAAAGCTGGGTCTACGTCCCCTTCGGCCTGGAGATCTTCTTTACGGATCAGCGGAATTCGAAGGTGTTCGACTACCCGCTCGAAGTGATCGATCTTCCCGGCCAGTCGACCAACTTCGGCGCGACGGACCGGCTTGCGTACAGCTTCCTGAACACGCCGAGGAAACAGGCCGAAGAACTCATCCGGCAAGTACCCGAAGCCCACCGGCACGACTACGGCGGCGAGCCGCTCTCGTTCGTTTCCCAGCTGGCCTCCTTCAAGGGCGCCGGCGACTGGGCCGACGTGGAAGTGGCCTACAGCCTTCCCGCGGCCCAACTGGGCAACGTGGAGGACGGACTCGGAGAGAGGACCTGGCTGTCCGGCCGAATCGCCTTGCAGGACATGGACTTCAACTACGTGCAAGCGATGCCCTTCAAAATGGGACCGCTTCGCCGCCCCGTGTCGGAACAGGACAATCTGCAGCTCAGTACGGGCGCGTTCCGGTTCAGTGCGCAGCCCGGGGCGTACCGGTCCGCGGTTTCTCTGCGGGATTCCCTTTCTCAGAAGTACGGGGTCTTTACCGCGCCGCTCCAGATCTCGGATTACAGCGCGGACCGGATGTTGCTGAGTGATGTAAAGCTCGCCGCATCCATCGTACCCACCGACGCGGAGGGACTGCTCGTCCGCAACGGCCTGTTCATCACGCCCCACCCCGCACGCCTCTATTCCAGTACGACGCCGGTGTTCATCTATTATGAGATCTACAACCTGGAGCGGGACGCCGAAGGCCGGACGGGCTTTCGCACGGAGCTGGAGATAGCCGCCAGGGAACCCAGGCGCAATGTCGTCCTCAAATTCCTCACCGCCCTGGGGCGCATGGTCGGCCAACGGTCCGACGATCAGACGGCCTACGTGACCTTCGAAGACAGCGGCACGTCGCCGGACGATTTCAAGTACACCTCGATCGAAACGGCGGACCTGGATCCCGGGACCTATACCGTGACGCTGACCGTCACGGATCTCCATTCCGGACAGCAGGACACGAAGATGGTCGATTTCATCGTGGTCCAGGTCCAGGGCTGA